The Planctomycetaceae bacterium genome includes the window TGCAGGCTCTTGGGGATCTGGTGGAGATCGCCGCCGGTCCGGAGGCGTTCGAGGCGGCTGTCGAGCGCCTGTTGTCCTGCGACGCCGGCCATCGCCTGCGGCGGTCGCAGAGCATGTCCGATCAGACCTGGCAGCAGAAGGTGCAGCAGATTTCCCGGCGACTGATGGGCGGCGCCGCGCCGATCGAGGGGCGTTCATGAGTAAGTCTCGTCTCTACATGCGCAACGCCGCCGCGAATTGGCTGGGCTATGCCGCCAACATCGTCGTGATGCTCTTGCTTTCGCGACTGGTAGTACACAGCCTGGGCAAGACCGGCTACGGCGTCTGGTCGCTGCTGATGACGCTGACGGGGTACCTGGGCCTGGCCGAATTGGGCGTGCGCGTCAGCACCGGGCGTTACGTCAACTATTACATCGGGCGCGGCGAGCAGGATAAGGTCGACAAAGTCGTCAGCACGTCGATGGTGTTCTGCACCCTCATCAGCCTGGTGGTGTTCGCGGCGGCGTTGATCATCGGGACGTTCTTTCACGAGTTGTTCCCCAAGACTCCAGCCAGCCTGGCCGACGAGGCCTTTGCCGTGCTGATGATGACGGCATTGAACGTCTGGCTGGGGTTCATGGGCACGCTGTTCGGGCAGCTCTTGCGGGCCCGCAACCGGTTCGATCTGCGAAGCCTGGCGATGGTGATCACCCTGCTGGTGCGCGCGGTGGGCACGTGGATCGTCCTCAAGCGAGGCGGGGGGCTGGTCGAACTGGCCGAGGTGCTGGTTCTCAGCAGCGGCGTCAGCTTCCTGCTGTTCGTCGCCTTTACGCGCTGGAAGGGAGCCCCCGCCCGCATCGCGCTGTCGCTGTTCGACTGGCAGACGCTCAAGGAGACGTTCCGCTACGGCATCTGGGCCTTCATGCAGAACATCAGCTCGCGGATCATCAGTTGCACCGACGTGGTGGTCATCGGCCTGCTGCTCAAGATCGAGGACATCGCCGTCTACAGCATCGCCCTGTCGCTGATCGAGTACAGCACCGCCCTGGTGCAGCAGTTGTTCTCGGTGCTGGTGCCCGACGTGGAACAGGCCGCCGGACGCGACGACAAAACCGCCCTGGCCGGCTACATGCTTAACGGCACGCGCGTGACGTTGATGCTGGCCGTGCCGCTGCTGGTGGGTCTGATGACCATGGGCGACGACTTCATCCGCATCTGGCTGGGACCGGGCTTTGAACGCAGCGGCGGGGTGCTGATCATCCTGGCCGTCACGTCCCTGGCCGGCATGCTGTCCTGGTCGCCGGGAATGTGCCTCAACGCCATGGGCTACGTGAAGATTAACGCCGCCATCTCCGGCAGCGAGGCGGTGCTGAACCTGGTCCTGAGCCTGGCGTTTGTGACGCTGTTCAAGTGGGACATCTACGGCGTGGCGGCAGGGACCATGGTGCCGGCTATCGGCTTCAGTTGCATCCTGGTCACGCGGCTGTGCTACCGGAAACTGGGCGTGCCGTTCGGTAGCGTGCTGACGGAACTGGTCTTTCCGATGCTGGTCACCGCGGCAGTGTTCGCGGCCATCTGCCTGGGGTGGCAGGCCCTGCTGCCGGTCACATCCTGGGGAACGTTCCTGTTGTCATTGGCCGTGCTGGCGACGCTGTATGCGCCGCTGGGCCTGTACGCTTTCCTGCCGGCGGAACTGCGAAAGGCGCTCTGGACAAGGATCATGGCCAGGCTGGGATTCGCCGCGGATGTCCAGGTGGGGGATGTTCTGCCGGCGCAAACGGAGGAGCGGGAATGAACCCGTCGGTCCTGATTATCTGTGCAAGGTTTCCCCCCGTGAATGTCAGTTCCATTCACCGCACCGTTGCTCTGTGCCGCCACCTCATC containing:
- a CDS encoding oligosaccharide flippase family protein; this translates as MSKSRLYMRNAAANWLGYAANIVVMLLLSRLVVHSLGKTGYGVWSLLMTLTGYLGLAELGVRVSTGRYVNYYIGRGEQDKVDKVVSTSMVFCTLISLVVFAAALIIGTFFHELFPKTPASLADEAFAVLMMTALNVWLGFMGTLFGQLLRARNRFDLRSLAMVITLLVRAVGTWIVLKRGGGLVELAEVLVLSSGVSFLLFVAFTRWKGAPARIALSLFDWQTLKETFRYGIWAFMQNISSRIISCTDVVVIGLLLKIEDIAVYSIALSLIEYSTALVQQLFSVLVPDVEQAAGRDDKTALAGYMLNGTRVTLMLAVPLLVGLMTMGDDFIRIWLGPGFERSGGVLIILAVTSLAGMLSWSPGMCLNAMGYVKINAAISGSEAVLNLVLSLAFVTLFKWDIYGVAAGTMVPAIGFSCILVTRLCYRKLGVPFGSVLTELVFPMLVTAAVFAAICLGWQALLPVTSWGTFLLSLAVLATLYAPLGLYAFLPAELRKALWTRIMARLGFAADVQVGDVLPAQTEERE